One part of the Geothrix edaphica genome encodes these proteins:
- a CDS encoding amino acid permease, whose product MSNDPRPESQIFARKPLALLLEEAKGENRLRRVLGPVQLTALGVGAIIGAGIFVATGAAAHNIAGPSLMVSYVIAGITCIFAALCYAEFAAMVPVAGSAYTYAYATLGELFAWIIGWDLILEYGVSSAAVATGWSAYFQSAVSNLGIHIPKLLSESPWKYDPATGHFASTGAMMNLPALIIVAIITAILVKGIQESATFNGVMVAIKVAAVLFVIGVGAFFINTTNWHPFAPFGWTGISFFGHHVAGQMDGGGAPIGTMAGAAIIFFAYIGFDSVSTHAEEAKNPQRDVPIGIIVSLVVCTFLYIAVVAVLTGMVKFDRLDINAPVSIAFRQNGMPWAEGLIATAGVAGITSVLLVMMLSGPRVFLAMARDGLLPKATFGDVHPRFRTPWKSTILVGLFVGALAGFLPIDALLHLANIGTLLAFVIVCAAVLIMRRKHPEAERPFRCPWVPFVPVMGVLSCLMLMFSLPVANWWRLIAWLALGFVIYFLYGKKHSVMRQQAS is encoded by the coding sequence ATGTCGAACGACCCGCGCCCCGAATCCCAGATCTTCGCCCGCAAGCCCCTGGCCCTCCTGCTGGAAGAGGCCAAGGGCGAGAACCGCCTCCGCCGCGTCCTCGGCCCCGTGCAGCTCACGGCGCTCGGCGTGGGCGCCATCATCGGCGCCGGCATCTTCGTGGCCACGGGGGCCGCGGCCCACAACATCGCCGGCCCCTCGCTGATGGTGTCCTACGTCATCGCGGGCATCACCTGCATCTTCGCGGCGCTCTGCTACGCGGAGTTCGCCGCCATGGTGCCCGTGGCCGGATCCGCCTACACCTACGCCTACGCGACGCTCGGCGAGCTGTTCGCCTGGATCATCGGCTGGGACCTCATCCTCGAATACGGCGTCTCCAGCGCCGCCGTGGCCACGGGCTGGTCCGCCTACTTCCAGAGCGCCGTCAGCAACCTCGGCATCCACATCCCCAAGCTGCTGAGCGAGTCCCCCTGGAAGTACGACCCCGCCACGGGCCACTTCGCATCCACGGGCGCCATGATGAACCTGCCCGCGCTCATCATCGTGGCCATCATCACCGCCATCCTCGTCAAGGGCATCCAGGAGAGCGCCACGTTCAACGGCGTCATGGTGGCCATCAAGGTGGCCGCCGTGCTCTTCGTCATCGGCGTGGGCGCCTTCTTCATCAACACCACCAACTGGCATCCCTTCGCGCCCTTCGGGTGGACGGGCATCAGCTTCTTCGGCCACCACGTGGCCGGCCAGATGGACGGCGGCGGCGCGCCCATCGGCACCATGGCCGGCGCAGCCATCATCTTCTTCGCCTACATCGGCTTCGACTCCGTCTCCACCCATGCGGAAGAGGCCAAGAACCCCCAGCGGGATGTGCCCATCGGCATCATCGTGTCCCTGGTGGTCTGCACCTTCCTCTACATCGCCGTCGTGGCCGTGCTCACGGGCATGGTCAAGTTCGACCGCCTGGACATCAACGCCCCGGTCTCCATCGCCTTCCGCCAGAACGGCATGCCCTGGGCCGAGGGCCTCATCGCCACCGCGGGCGTGGCGGGCATCACCTCCGTGCTGCTGGTGATGATGCTGAGCGGCCCCCGCGTGTTCCTGGCCATGGCCCGGGACGGCCTGCTCCCCAAGGCCACCTTCGGCGACGTGCACCCCAGGTTCCGCACGCCCTGGAAGTCCACCATCCTGGTCGGCCTCTTCGTGGGCGCCCTGGCGGGCTTCCTGCCCATCGACGCGCTGCTGCACCTGGCCAACATCGGCACCCTGCTGGCCTTCGTCATCGTCTGCGCCGCCGTGTTGATCATGCGCAGGAAGCACCCCGAGGCCGAGCGTCCCTTCCGCTGCCCCTGGGTGCCCTTCGTCCCCGTCATGGGCGTGCTCAGTTGCCTCATGCTCATGTTCTCCCTGCCCGTGGCCAACTGGTGGCGCCTCATCGCCTGGCTGGCCCTCGGCTTCGTCATCTACTTCCTCTACGGGAAGAAGCACAGTGTGATGAGGCAGCAGGCCAGCTAG
- a CDS encoding heparan-alpha-glucosaminide N-acetyltransferase domain-containing protein, which produces MSLWTDLTPSKRCDWIDQLRGWAVIVMIEVHAVNVWLHAGLRPDWLNYLNGLVAPSFTMAAGYSLVISTFRTDGTLRPFWPDTARRLGFILLCAYALHAPGITAADWTVLNTAQKARELFKIDVLQCIVFSLLILQLLARLVRNPRIFTGLALAMAVFVPLMAPSLWATGVADGLWLPVRGLFNGNPDRGVQALFPLFPWIAFPAFGAFLGGLYRHFRVMPVEGKALWSEARFLAGLAVFGALLLAWGASAQHAWLWGGQWLQQNGVWLLHSKSGAFTYAELGAIANTTLPSVAARLGWIMLGGSLMGAIELLRPRWKGPNPIKAASGESLLLYMLHLNLIFSLLLAPAVVALTGWGWGDLGWTGTLLLTAAIIALNLAVGVWWQQVRATPDRMRRLQHQAVAGLGIWFVLGGWWTFRHFLRSPELAKEPYAFLNAARARKGLPPTPDGLCRDPEEYFREAERLKLHLSAEARADVARRILARQETR; this is translated from the coding sequence ATGTCTCTCTGGACTGACCTGACCCCATCCAAGCGCTGCGACTGGATCGACCAGCTGCGGGGCTGGGCGGTCATCGTGATGATCGAAGTGCATGCGGTGAACGTGTGGCTCCACGCCGGCCTGCGGCCCGACTGGCTGAACTACCTGAACGGCCTGGTGGCCCCCAGCTTCACCATGGCGGCGGGCTACAGCCTGGTGATCTCCACCTTCCGCACCGACGGCACCCTGCGCCCCTTCTGGCCCGACACGGCCCGGCGCCTGGGCTTCATCCTCCTCTGCGCCTACGCCCTCCACGCCCCGGGCATCACGGCCGCGGACTGGACCGTGCTCAACACCGCCCAGAAGGCGCGGGAGCTGTTCAAGATCGACGTGCTCCAGTGCATCGTCTTCTCCCTGCTGATCCTCCAGCTCCTGGCCCGGCTGGTGCGGAACCCGCGGATCTTCACCGGCCTCGCCCTGGCGATGGCGGTCTTCGTGCCGCTGATGGCCCCCTCGCTCTGGGCCACGGGCGTGGCGGACGGCCTCTGGCTGCCCGTCCGCGGCCTGTTCAACGGCAACCCCGACCGCGGCGTGCAGGCGCTGTTCCCCCTGTTCCCCTGGATCGCCTTCCCCGCCTTCGGCGCCTTCCTCGGAGGGCTCTACCGGCACTTCCGGGTCATGCCGGTGGAAGGCAAGGCCCTCTGGAGCGAGGCCCGCTTCCTCGCCGGGCTGGCCGTCTTCGGCGCCCTGCTGCTGGCCTGGGGCGCCTCCGCCCAGCACGCCTGGCTCTGGGGCGGTCAGTGGCTCCAGCAGAACGGCGTGTGGCTGCTGCACAGCAAGTCCGGCGCCTTCACCTACGCCGAGCTGGGCGCCATCGCCAACACCACCCTGCCCAGCGTGGCTGCCCGCCTCGGCTGGATCATGCTGGGCGGCAGCCTCATGGGCGCCATCGAGCTCCTGCGCCCCAGGTGGAAGGGGCCCAACCCCATCAAGGCCGCCAGCGGCGAATCGCTGCTGCTCTACATGCTCCACCTCAACCTGATCTTCAGCTTGCTGCTGGCGCCCGCCGTCGTCGCCCTCACCGGCTGGGGCTGGGGCGACCTGGGCTGGACCGGCACGCTGCTGCTGACCGCCGCGATCATCGCCCTGAACCTCGCCGTCGGCGTCTGGTGGCAACAGGTGCGGGCCACCCCCGACCGCATGCGCCGCCTCCAGCACCAGGCCGTGGCCGGGCTGGGCATCTGGTTCGTGCTGGGCGGCTGGTGGACCTTCCGCCACTTCCTCCGGAGCCCCGAGCTGGCGAAGGAGCCCTATGCGTTCCTGAACGCCGCCCGGGCCCGCAAGGGACTGCCGCCCACGCCCGACGGCCTCTGCCGCGACCCGGAGGAATACTTCCGCGAGGCCGAGCGGCTGAAGCTGCACCTCAGCGCCGAAGCCAGGGCGGATGTGGCCCGGCGAATCCTGGCCAGGCAGGAAACCCGTTAG
- a CDS encoding hemolysin family protein, which yields MVDPGGNAPPSWLLLAALALLLYRCGTTALLSAFHALPSVQRRRLLEEEAITDPRLASLLGRPRTLGMGLGFWNKALLLILLGLLWPFRLALPGGAWTLGALVLAGLWALDLALPALLTSGDPARWVIRLFPLYAPIQSLLAPLVDPVARLIDRHTQERAKETEPEDATEEAVTALLEEGEAEGILEAGDRELIRNVVTFGDTLVREVMTPRTRIAALPLEATIPEAWQTFTRTRHSRLPIYEGGIDHIRGVLLLKDLIQLPDSDQPPLATLMKPPRFVPESKPVMDLLREMQRTRTQLALVVDEFGGLSGLATMEDLLEEVFGEIQDEHEAPAGLVVQAPGVYLVSGQAHVEDVAQRLGLTWERDGFDTLAGLVLARLGRVPHPQEAVEVEGARLTVLKMDGTRIVQVRVERT from the coding sequence ATGGTTGATCCCGGCGGCAACGCCCCCCCATCCTGGCTCCTCCTCGCCGCCTTGGCCCTGCTCCTCTACCGGTGCGGAACCACGGCCCTGCTGTCGGCCTTCCACGCCCTGCCCTCGGTCCAGCGGCGGCGGCTGCTGGAGGAGGAGGCCATCACCGACCCACGCCTGGCCTCGCTGCTGGGCCGGCCCCGGACCCTCGGCATGGGCCTGGGCTTCTGGAACAAGGCCCTCCTGCTGATCCTGCTGGGCCTGCTCTGGCCCTTCCGCCTGGCCCTGCCCGGCGGCGCGTGGACGCTGGGCGCGCTCGTGTTGGCAGGGCTCTGGGCCCTGGATCTGGCCCTGCCCGCCCTCCTCACCTCCGGCGATCCGGCCCGCTGGGTGATCCGGCTGTTCCCCCTCTACGCGCCCATCCAGTCGCTCCTGGCGCCCCTGGTGGACCCCGTGGCCCGGCTCATCGACCGGCACACCCAGGAGCGCGCGAAGGAGACCGAGCCCGAGGACGCCACCGAGGAGGCCGTCACCGCCCTGCTCGAAGAAGGCGAGGCCGAGGGCATCCTGGAGGCCGGGGACCGCGAGCTCATCCGCAATGTCGTGACCTTCGGCGACACCCTCGTGCGCGAGGTGATGACGCCCCGCACCCGCATCGCCGCCCTGCCCCTGGAGGCCACCATCCCGGAGGCCTGGCAGACCTTCACCCGCACCCGCCACTCGCGGCTGCCCATCTATGAAGGCGGCATCGACCACATCCGCGGCGTGCTGCTGCTCAAGGACCTCATCCAGCTGCCGGACAGCGACCAGCCGCCCCTGGCGACGCTCATGAAGCCCCCCCGCTTCGTGCCCGAGAGCAAGCCCGTCATGGACCTGCTGCGTGAAATGCAGCGCACCCGCACCCAGCTGGCCCTCGTGGTGGATGAGTTCGGCGGCCTCTCGGGCCTGGCCACCATGGAGGACCTGCTGGAGGAGGTCTTCGGCGAGATCCAGGACGAGCACGAGGCCCCCGCCGGCCTGGTGGTGCAGGCCCCCGGCGTCTACCTGGTCTCGGGCCAGGCCCATGTGGAGGACGTGGCCCAGCGCCTGGGCCTCACCTGGGAGCGGGATGGCTTCGACACCCTGGCCGGCCTCGTCCTGGCCCGCCTCGGCCGCGTGCCCCACCCCCAGGAAGCCGTGGAAGTCGAAGGCGCCCGCCTCACCGTGCTGAAGATGGACGGAACGCGGATCGTGCAGGTTCGGGTCGAACGGACCTAG
- a CDS encoding glycoside hydrolase family 113: MIRRTLILMAVLALPITLWFVHRSQRKALVPQPRGMVLGLYAGIPDYDYAEELDRIAGTGATCVSLQAIYRMDTGHSNEIRRHPTSSPSEESLRRTFRQAKVRGLRMMFFPTINLRDEAENADWWRGNIAPSDWDLWWRNYTDFNVRLAALAQEGGVEWYSLGTEMASTHPFPDQWRKLAAEVRKVFKGKLVYSVNFDSHDSFTFGDCLDVIGINTYDPIAKYDDYPTPDQIRDAWWWIVYKARTLSARFADAKGPKPVMITEVGYPSVAHAHVGPWDFRTDKPVDLALQDLLLKGAFGVLRHWSDGDAVFYYLYGENLNQKPIGGPLDRTYAVWGKPVEATLRQYFREPIWEGHIPPRAENLHEAVVQSLVSWHRKVRDYEDAELPPWVLDWEVGHPGDAAEARAILAKEPAPARKIPKGEAR; encoded by the coding sequence ATGATCCGCCGCACCCTCATCCTGATGGCCGTCCTGGCCCTGCCCATCACCCTCTGGTTCGTCCACCGCTCGCAGCGGAAGGCGCTGGTGCCGCAGCCCCGGGGCATGGTGCTCGGCCTCTACGCAGGCATCCCGGACTACGACTACGCGGAGGAGCTGGACCGCATCGCAGGCACGGGCGCCACCTGCGTGAGCCTCCAGGCCATCTACCGCATGGACACGGGCCACAGCAACGAGATCCGCCGCCACCCGACCTCCAGCCCCAGCGAGGAGAGCCTGCGCCGCACCTTCCGCCAGGCGAAGGTCCGCGGCCTGCGCATGATGTTCTTCCCCACCATCAACCTGCGGGACGAGGCCGAGAACGCCGACTGGTGGCGGGGCAACATCGCGCCCTCGGACTGGGACCTCTGGTGGCGCAACTACACGGACTTCAACGTGCGCCTGGCGGCCCTGGCCCAGGAGGGCGGCGTCGAGTGGTACAGCCTCGGCACTGAGATGGCCTCCACGCACCCCTTCCCGGACCAGTGGCGGAAGCTGGCCGCGGAGGTGCGAAAGGTCTTCAAGGGCAAGCTGGTCTACAGCGTGAACTTCGACAGCCACGACAGCTTCACCTTCGGCGACTGCCTGGATGTCATCGGCATCAACACCTACGATCCCATCGCCAAGTACGACGACTACCCCACGCCCGACCAGATCCGCGACGCCTGGTGGTGGATCGTCTACAAGGCCCGCACGCTCTCGGCCCGCTTCGCCGATGCCAAGGGCCCCAAGCCCGTCATGATCACCGAGGTCGGCTACCCCAGTGTCGCCCATGCCCACGTGGGCCCCTGGGACTTCCGCACGGACAAGCCCGTGGACCTGGCCCTCCAGGACCTGCTGTTGAAGGGCGCCTTCGGGGTGCTGCGCCACTGGAGCGACGGCGACGCGGTGTTCTACTACCTCTACGGGGAGAACCTCAACCAGAAGCCCATCGGGGGGCCCCTCGACCGCACCTACGCGGTGTGGGGCAAGCCCGTCGAGGCCACCCTGCGGCAGTACTTCCGCGAGCCCATCTGGGAGGGCCACATCCCCCCCCGGGCCGAGAACCTCCACGAGGCCGTGGTGCAGTCCCTCGTGAGCTGGCATCGCAAGGTGCGGGACTACGAGGACGCGGAGCTGCCGCCCTGGGTGCTGGACTGGGAGGTCGGGCACCCCGGAGACGCCGCCGAAGCCCGGGCCATCCTGGCGAAGGAGCCCGCCCCGGCGCGCAAAATTCCCAAGGGTGAGGCCCGCTGA